Within the Nocardioides aurantiacus genome, the region TGGTGGACGCAGGTGTGACCATCAGTCCCCGAGCTCCTTGCGACGGCGGACGACGAACTCTTCCATCTCCTGCCGGATCGCCTCGTCGAGGGGTGGCTGCTCGTAGGACTCCAACCGGTCGGCGTAGATCTTCGAGGCGCGGGCCGCGGCGTCGAGACCGCCGTTGCGCGACCACTTCTCGTAGTTGTCCGAGGAGGACAGCAGCGGCCGGTAGAAGCAGGTCCGGAACCGCTCCATGGTGTGCATCGCGCCCAGGAAGTGGCCTCCGGCGCCGACCTCCTCGTGGGCACCGAACGCCAGCGAGGCCTCGTCGATCTCGAGCGGGGTGAACTCGGCGCGCATCATCTGGAGCAGCTCGACGTCGACGATGAACTTCTCGTAGCCCGCGACCAGGCCACCCTCGAGCCAGCCGGCGGAGTGCATCACCCAGTTGGTGCCGGCCAGGAAGGTCGGCAGCAGCGTCATCAGGGCCTCGTAGCCGGCCTGCGCGTCCGGGACCTGCGAGGAGGTGAGGGTGCCGCCGGAGCGGAACGGCAGCCCGAAGTGACGGGCGATCTGGCCGGTGCAGAGCAGGCCCATGCCCGACTCGGGGGTGCCGAAGGTGGGCGAGCCCGACTGCATGTCGATGTTGGACAGGAACGACCCGAACACGACCGGGCAGCCCGGCCGGATGGTCTGCGCCAGCGCGATGCCGGTCAGCGCCTCGGCGATCTGCTGCACCAGCGCCGCCGGGATCGTCACCGGGCTCATGGCGCCCATGAGGATGAAGGGCGTGAGCACGACGGCCTGGTTGGCCTCGGCGTACTCGAAGAGCGAGTCGAGCATCCGGTCGTCCCACCGCAGCGGGGAGTTGCAGTTGATCAGCGAGATCAGCGCCGGCGTCTGCTCCATGCTGGCCCGGCCGGCCTCGCGCCCCGCCGACCCGCCGAGCAGGATCGAGGTCAGCTCGATGGTGTCGCGGGCGTTGGGGCCCGAGACCACGTTGCCCATGAACGGCTTGTCGGTGAGCGTCGCCAGCGCGTAGGTCATGTCGAGGTGGCGGCTGTCGAGCGGGGTGTCGTTGGGCTCGCAGATCACGCCGCCGGCGGAGTCCAGGACCGGGAACGACTGGGCCAGCTTGGTGAAGTTGCGGAAGTCCTCCATGGTCGCGTCACGGCGTACGTCGCCCTGGCGCACGAACGGCGGGCCGTAGACCGCGCCGAAGGCCATCGCGTCGCCGCCGACGTGCACGGAGTGCTCGGGGTTGCGGGCCTGCAGGTCGAACTCGCGCGGCGCCTTCGCCACCTGCGCGAGGATCCAGTCGGGGTCGAACTTGACGTTGTCGCCCTCGACTTTCTGGCCCTCGGCCGCGAGCAGGTCCAGGGCGCGCTGGCTCATGAACTCCACGCCCAGCTCGCTCACCAGCCGCCGCCAGCCCTTGTCCAGCGTGGCCATGGCGTCGGCGGAGAGGACCTCGTAGTGGGGCATCCGGTTGCGGAACATGCGGCTCCTCGTGAGCTGGCGGGCGGACGGCGCCGAAACCGACGCGGGGTGGGTGCTTGACCGTGGCGACGCGGGAAACCTAGCCTCACCATGTGGTCAACGTGATCCACATCATGGGAATCCCGTGCGGGACAACCTTGGACCTGCGCCGGGAGGGCGGTCAAGCGTGACGGGCGACCGGAGTGGCGAGAGCACCAGCGGGACGCAGGCGGTCGACCGTGCTGCGGCGCTGCTGACCCGCATCGTCGAGGCCGACCGCCCCGTCACCTTCGCCGAGCTGACCGAGGAGCTCGGGCTGGCCCGCTCGACCACCTCGCGGCTGCTCAACGCGCTGGAGCGTGGACGGCTGCTCGAGCGCACCGCCCCGGGGGAGTACCGCGGCGGACCCCTCTTCGTGCTGTACGCCGCCCGCCACGACCGCACCCAGCAGCTGGCCCGGCTCGCGACACCGATCCTGGAGGCCGTCGGTGAGGTGACCCGCGAGACGGTGCACCTCGCGGTCGCCAACGGCGGCTGGGTCGAGCACGTCGCCCAGGTCGACGGCACCTACCTCCTCGGCGCCAGCGACTGGAACGACGTCGAGGTGCCGGTGCACTGCTCGGCGCTGGGCAAGGTGCTGCTGGCGTGGAAGCGCCTCGAGCTGCCCGACGGGCGTCTGGCGGCCCCGACCGACCAGACGATCACGCTGCGCACCGACCTCGAGGAGGACCTCGAGTGGGTGCGCGAGCACGGCTACGCCGTCACCCACGACGAGCTCGAGATCGGGCTGTCCGGCGTCGCCGCCCCTGTCTTCGGCCCCGACGACGACGTGGTCGCCGCGGTCGGTGTGTCCGGTCCCACGGCGCGGCTGGAGCAGCGCGCCGAGGAGATCGGGCAGCTCCTGGTCCACCACGCCCGGACGCTCTCGAGGCGGCTCCAGCCCGGCACCCCCACGGAAGGCGCGACATGACACCCGACGAGATCCTCAAGGGGCTCTACGACGAGACCCTGCTCGGCAACGGCCCGCGGGTCCTCGAGCTGACCCACGAGGCCCTGGGGATGGAGATGGAGCCGCAGTCGCTGCTCTTCGACGCCCTGATCCCGTCCCTGGAGGAGGTCGGTGCCCGCTTCGAGCGGGGCGACTACTTCGTGCCGGAGATGCTCGTCGCCGGCCGCGCCATGGCCGGCGCGATGGAGGTGCTGCGACCGCTGCTCGCCGAGACCGGCGTCGAGACCGTCGGCAAGTTCCTGATGGGCACCGTCAAGGGCGACGTCCACGACATCGGCAAGAACCTCGTCAACATCATGCTCGAGGGCGCCGGATTCGAGGTGATCGACCTCGGCGTGCAGGTGGCCCCGGAGACGTTCATCGCCAAGATCCAGGAGCACCAGCCCGACATCGTCGGCTTCTCGGCCTTCCTCACCACGACGATGCCGATGTTCAAGGCCAACATCAACGCGCTCCAGAAGGCCGGCATGCGCGACGACGTCATCGTGATGGTGGGCGGCGCGCCGGTCACCCAGGAGTACGCCGACGCGGTCGGTGCCGACGGCTACGCCGCGGACGCCTCGGGCTGCGTGCGCAAGGCCAAGGCCCTGCTGCAGGAGAAGCGCGCGAAGGTGCTCGCCTGATGTCGGGCGAGATGGCAGCCCCGCTGCACACCACCATCCGTTCGGCCACGCGTGAGCTCGTGATCGGCAGCGACCGGCCGTTCTGCATCATCGGTGAGCGCCTGAACCCCACGGGGCGCCGGATCTTCCAGGACCAGATCAAGGCCGGCGACCTCTCCGCGGTCGGGCGTGACGTCAAGGCCCAGGTCGAGGGGGGCGCCGACGTGCTCGACATC harbors:
- a CDS encoding IclR family transcriptional regulator; its protein translation is MTGDRSGESTSGTQAVDRAAALLTRIVEADRPVTFAELTEELGLARSTTSRLLNALERGRLLERTAPGEYRGGPLFVLYAARHDRTQQLARLATPILEAVGEVTRETVHLAVANGGWVEHVAQVDGTYLLGASDWNDVEVPVHCSALGKVLLAWKRLELPDGRLAAPTDQTITLRTDLEEDLEWVREHGYAVTHDELEIGLSGVAAPVFGPDDDVVAAVGVSGPTARLEQRAEEIGQLLVHHARTLSRRLQPGTPTEGAT
- a CDS encoding corrinoid protein; this encodes MTPDEILKGLYDETLLGNGPRVLELTHEALGMEMEPQSLLFDALIPSLEEVGARFERGDYFVPEMLVAGRAMAGAMEVLRPLLAETGVETVGKFLMGTVKGDVHDIGKNLVNIMLEGAGFEVIDLGVQVAPETFIAKIQEHQPDIVGFSAFLTTTMPMFKANINALQKAGMRDDVIVMVGGAPVTQEYADAVGADGYAADASGCVRKAKALLQEKRAKVLA